In the Mesoplodon densirostris isolate mMesDen1 chromosome 11, mMesDen1 primary haplotype, whole genome shotgun sequence genome, ggaagggagaaggaaaggaagaggagagaggacaaTGTATTTCTGAGGGCCAGGAAGAGCCTACTCAACAAGAATGAGTTATTTGGATGGAAGAAGCCTGTAGCCTGAAGTTAGCAAAAGAGAAAGAGCAGAAGTAGTGGCCAGAATATCCACAATTCCCCCAAGCCTCTCAGAACCCCACCACCTGGAACACACAGCAGCAGTCACCATGGAGTCAGGCAGTCTCTTAGGCAAAGATGTTGGTAATAAAATCCAGGAATCGCTTAGCATACTGCTCAGGATGGACAGTAGAAATCTCTGCCCCCGCCTGTGAGAGGAGGTATGGAACATGGTGTCAGGCCCCGCACCCCTCCCCGACTCCCCACTCTCAGTTCCACTCCAGATCATTTCCACACCCAACCCTTCATCCTTCTGCCACCCCACTGCTCTGGCACAAGAGGCTCTTGAATAGTCAAGACAAGAAAGGAAAGGCTTTAGAGAACCCTCACCCCGTGCTTGACAGTTttggctgcatgagctgctttctTCTTGGCATCATACTGTGTCAGGATGTCAATGAGGCCCATGAAATACACCTCCTTCTGAGGGGCCCCTGGGGAGAGAGACCAGCAATGAAGAGCAAGTACAGTCCCAATTCCCTCTCCCCAGGAACCAGTCAGATCTGTTTTGAAAAGCTGAACAGcctctccacccaccaccctggTCTCTGTCCTCCAGGGACCACCCTCCCCACCCTTAAAATTTCCAGGCTCTTTCTCACCCTCAGCACTCCGGATGGCATAGACATCAATGAAGGATTCAAACTCTCCAGGGCCCAGGGGCCGGTGGGAATGGATGTAGCCGCCGATACCCTCAGGGGAAGTGCCATAGGAGCCCACCAGAGCAGGAGGTCCGGTCAGGGCACAGTCCCCATCCCCCTCTGACTCCTCCTCCCGCACAGGCCCCTCCTCCTCCGGTTCAGAACCGCGAATGATGTCGTGGATGCCCAGCAGAAGGCTGTAGTCCATGATCTTCAGCTGTACTAGGAACTGAGACCCCACTGACAAATCAGAAGCCCCAGATCTCCCTCTCCACTCCCAGGTACCACCCTTATACCTCCATCCCTGAATTTCTGGGGCCCTCCTGGGGAAAAGAAGTGTAAAAATTGAGGGTTGGGAGTATACCATTGCCCTTTATTACCTAATTGTCCTGGGTATCTAAGATCATTCTTTTAGCTCAAGCCAGCCACCCCCCTCCATTAAGTCACCTCTAGAGGATTTTCATGACTCACACCCAACTCCCCGACATGCAGAGAAcccaaagggaaggggaggagttCCCTCGTATTCTGAATGGGCAACTTCCCTGTGGGGAGCGAAAAAGGGAAACCAAGCCATTTCCCACAGCACCCCAACCATCACCTCCACATCTCTCTTTAGCTTCTCTAGAAAGACCTTCTTCTCCTCTTCAGCAATATAAACTTTCTGGTTCTTGTTGAGAAAGTCCATATCCTTAAGGGTGGGCAATTCTTTAACCTGAGAATAGGTAAAGGGACATCTTGGGAATACAGCCCTTACCCCACACTCTCAGAAAACCCTGCTCTATGTAGGGCTTTGTCTCTGACTCTGGGGTGTCTAGGGGAGACAGATTTACAGCCCATCTCTCATCTGACTTCATGCTAGGATGCTGCCCAGAGCCTGTTCTTACCTCTGGTGGCTTCCCCAGACTCAGCCACTGTGGCTGTACCCCAAATCACATCCCACTACTTTCTGCCTATGGTTTCAGTCCAGAACCTCCAttctgacttttctttcttcttctgaagCAAAAACAGCTGCTTGAAAACGGAGCTCAGTATGGGAGGCGGCTGGTAAGCATTTTGCTCTTGAAGTCTGACATTTTCACACATCCCCAAACCTTCCACATGGACTAACCCATGCCAGTGACAAAGAAGTTCTTCCCACTGCCCCTTCCAAACAATCCCTGGATCAGGAAAAGTCTAcatctctcttctttttggtGGTTTAAGATAAGAATAAATAGCTGGGGATCCCTACCTCTTTATCCCAAGAAGGTCCCTttgaccaaaatgttcattgcagctctatttacaatagcccggagatggaaacaacctaagtgtccatcattggatgaatggataaagaagatgtggaacatatatacaatggaatattactcagccataaaaagaaacgaaattgagctatttgtaatgaggtggatggacccagagtctgtaatacagagtgaagtaagtcagaaagagaaagacaataaccgtatgctaacacatatatatggaatttaagaaaaaaaatttgtcatgaagaacctaggggtaagacaggaataaagacacagacctactagagaatggacttggggatatggggagggggaagggtaagctgtgacaaagctagagagtggcatggacatatatacactaccaaacgtaaaatagatagccagtgggaagcagccgcatagcacagggagatcagctcggtgctttgtgaccacctagaggggtgggataggcagggtgggagggagggagacgcaagagggaagagatatgggaacatatgtatatgtataactgattcactttgttataaagcagaaactaacacaccattgtaaagcaattatactccagtaacgatgaaataaatatataaataaataaataaacatccaCATTGACAGcaccaaccccccccccaaaaaaaggtcCCTTTGAcctgccctcccccatccctcaccCTATCATCTAAAATTATATCACCTTCTCCTTATCGCTGGCTTCCCGGGACACTAGGGAGCCCTGTGGAGAGACCCAAACACAAAGTCAGCAGAAGTGGCTAAAAGAACAGTCAGAACCCAGCTCCTAGGGCAAGTCCTCAAACCCACAGccttctttcctttaaaatggaTCATCCAGTGCCCTCCCTGGCCATTCCCCACCCTCAGGTCATCAGGAGCCTCCCCTTCAGCCCTCACCTCCTCTCCTTACCTTGAGGTCATACTTCCTGTGCACAGGGAGACGGTGGCTAAACATGTTGCGCATCACAAGCATGTAGCTGTCTTCGTTGTCCACGCTAACCCGGTACATCCCCAGGAACTGGGGCAGCAGTGTGTTGCCATGGCACTTCACAATGTACTGgggtggaagggaggaaggaaggggaagaggcTGAGCAGCTCAGGGATGGGAATTCAAATGCTACTGTTCCATAGGGATTCAAGTAGAGGCTACAGAAGGTCCGAAGTGGTGTGGGGACTTTCTAAAGATGCCCCTGGTATCCATGCAGTTTCTGAACCATCATCTCCCTTCACTTATCCCGTGTGTATAATGTCTCTCAAATTTAAAGCACCATCTCTCCTGTCGTCTTTATTATTCTTTGAGATGGGGAAAGGTACGTGTTATTATCCCTCTTTATACGCAAGTAGTCACAGAACCAGTAGTAGAAATTACATCAACAAAATGATTTTAtctagaccaggggtccccagcTCGCGGGCtgcggactggtaccagtccTCAGCCTGTTAGGAAGCGGGCCGCacgcaggaggtgagcggcgggcgagcttgccatcgctcgcattaccgcctgaactatcccccgcccccggccccagcTCCGGTCAGTGGAAAAatttgtcttccacgaaaccggtccctggtgccaaaaaggttggggaccactgatctAGACCAATGATCTTTTGTGGGCTAGACTCCCACAGTAAAAATGTTTGCAAGATGGCCTATAATctggattcttaaaaaaaattcctctttcAATGCTACCATCTCCCTCAGTGTTGCTGCCTACTTCTCTTCATAGCCAACCTTCTCAGAAAATTAGTCAGCCATGAGTCCACTGCCTCTCTCTCAA is a window encoding:
- the PIP4K2C gene encoding phosphatidylinositol 5-phosphate 4-kinase type-2 gamma; the encoded protein is MASSSVPPATVSTPTAASGTGFGFASKTKKKHFVQQKVKVFRAADPLMGVFLWGVAHSINELSQVPPPVMLLPDDFKASSKIKVNNHLFRRENLPSHFKFKEYCPQVFRNLRDRFGIDDQDYLVSLTRSPPSESEGSDGRFLISYDRTLVIKEVSSEDIADMHSNLSNYHQYIVKCHGNTLLPQFLGMYRVSVDNEDSYMLVMRNMFSHRLPVHRKYDLKGSLVSREASDKEKVKELPTLKDMDFLNKNQKVYIAEEEKKVFLEKLKRDVEFLVQLKIMDYSLLLGIHDIIRGSEPEEEGPVREEESEGDGDCALTGPPALVGSYGTSPEGIGGYIHSHRPLGPGEFESFIDVYAIRSAEGAPQKEVYFMGLIDILTQYDAKKKAAHAAKTVKHGAGAEISTVHPEQYAKRFLDFITNIFA